Proteins encoded together in one Bradysia coprophila strain Holo2 chromosome X unlocalized genomic scaffold, BU_Bcop_v1 contig_473, whole genome shotgun sequence window:
- the LOC119070139 gene encoding uncharacterized protein LOC119070139: MMRKLFLLLCAVWIVSSQRTHLIADGNSAGTYGLLNRILGGTANSPSYEVPDCVHPIQHITQQVDTELGAPVFVFHSHVDLDNDRCRVFDRLRTEIKTHNPSPDFLKGFYGETVSYSWDFKLDAQFQPATSFTHIFQVKAVGGEDSQPFITITPRLTSVGTTLLQLIHSGFNSAQSTIWQGPLANFLGRWIHVEVEYLCAVAGRFHMTMTRKDTGQQLMTFTSNNIEMWRTGNTFQRPKWGVYRSLNNRASLRDERAFFNNFCLAKHPYRCITN, from the exons ATGATGCGCAAATTATTCCTTCTTCTGTGTGCCGTTTGGATAGTTTCCTCACAGAGGACACATTTGATAGCAGATGGTAATTCTGCTGGCACATATGGCCTGTTGAATAGAATTCTTGGAGGAACGGCCAATTCTCCATCGTACGAAGTACCAGATTGCGTTCATCCGATTCAGCATATCACGCAGCAGGTTGATACAG AGCTTGGAGCGCCAGTTTTTGTGTTTCATTCACATGTTGACCTTGATAACGATCGTTGCAGAG tGTTTGACAGACTTCGAACAGAAATCAAAACCCATAATCCCAGTCCAGACTTTTTGAAAGGCTTCTATGGCGAAACAGTGTCGTACTCATGGGACTTTAAGCTAGATgcacaatttcaaccagcaACCAGTTTTACTCACATATTTCAGGTGAAGGCTGTTGGAGGAGAGGACAGCCAGCCGTTCATCACCATTACGCCAAGATTAACATCTGTTGGAACGACA tTATTGCAATTAATTCACTCCGGCTTCAACTCAGCCCAATCTACAATCTGGCAAGGTCCACTGGCAAATTTCCTTGGTAGATGGATTCACGTTGAGGTAGAGTATCTTTGCGCTGTCGCAGGCAGATTCCACATGACCATGACCCGCAAGGATACAGGCCAGCAATTGATGACTTTTACAAGCAATAATATTGAAATGTGGCGAACTGGAAATACGTTCCAAAGACCAAAATGGGGTGTCTACAGAAGTCTGAACAATCGTGCCAGTCTTCGGGATGAACGTGCTTTCttcaataatttctgtttggcTAAACATCCCTACCGTTGCATTACAAactaa
- the LOC119070138 gene encoding uncharacterized protein LOC119070138 isoform X1 — protein MTSLDIEIKCTTFWLMFELIATLAFITFVIGYVILGRHLHRKCIKGSTVLITNGNSQLSQEIARQMINNHQCKVILVFEPDAHIPKTDDKCVSFERIYQCNFLDHNQVRELRDNILRNDGTIDILIENGKMPTTSNATISIFSFPPERFIEETSNRIIITLNLLINFIPSLKHSARRGHFVSIQSEPSGARPFLETSAEMKELCRRLSIDNDNLKPSIPNELCLSTVVFNDNKSDNKLFRKLELNLCEIAGTIIKGIQSEKKVVVVSERRSLINYLLKLIKFKCS, from the exons ATGACTTCACTCGacatcgaaataaaatgtacAACATTTTGGTTAATGTTCGAATTAATCGCAACATTGGCATTCATCACATTTGTTATTGGCTATGTGATTCTGGGACGACACCTTCACAGAAAATGCATTAAAGGGAGCACCGTTTTG aTTACGAATGGGAATTCCCAATTATCACAAGAAATCGCCCGTCAAATGATCAACAATCATCAATGCAAAGTGATTTTAGTATTTGAACCGGACGCTCATATACCTAAAACGGATGATAAATGCGTTTCGTTCGAACGAATCTACCAATGCAATTTTCTGGACCACAACCAAGTAAGAGAATTGAGAGACAACATTTTACGAAACGATGGTACGatcgatattttgattgaaaatggaaaaatgccAACAACATCGAATGCCAccatttcgatattttcatttcCGCCGGAACGATTCATTGAGGAGACCAGCAACCGAATCATCATTACACTAAAT tTGCTAATAAACTTTATTCCGTCATTAAAACATTCCGCACGTCGTGGCCATTTCGTTTCCATCCAGTCGGAGCCAAGTGGTGCTCGACCGTTTCTGGAAACATCGGCGGAAATGAAAGAGTTATGTAGACGTTTGAGCATCGATAACGATAATTTGAAGCCCAGCATACCGAATGAACTGTGCTTGTCAACGGTGGTGTTCAATGACAACAAGAGTGATAATAAGCTATTCAGAAaattagaattaaatttgtgcGAAATCGCCGGTACAATAATCAAAGGAATTCAAAGTGAGAAGAAAGTTGTAGTTGTAAGTGAAAGAAGAAGTCTGATAAATTACTTGTTAAaactgattaaatttaaatgttcgTAG
- the LOC119070122 gene encoding uncharacterized protein LOC119070122, with protein sequence MTPRLLKNNDSHLNYNIILAIGIFFIHTEAQQIPLVRLPSNTLLKYTAYKDVSILHFRIPSDTRTAYFSFKAYEEKKSAFQRECTPKNVSLHLKAGSYPVISPENITFPKHFLNAAQRFDIQSLQFLSDGTTKRLSIDGPHPGNWFAVAFLSWTDPNNDRIEQQGLAASCETLLLSEMAVTRTMPIMLNEGTLYNNTLVSNVSEPINYKFFVPRSVDYITLRIVVQSICMDCTEISVYIQANGLPNIDNYMQRAIVHANQTNELSMDFYPQQNSWHYIDVNFMYDDDHLKNVTADNETVHAVDFGLMITHEMDEDNMVIPVTKIPVRRNFEYYELLRQTYREFFMFDYDLLPDVNGTVPAFLNLTGGTPAAFQFVVGDVYDIGGTLSFAVAMKDTIKESIFEKPITSGAIAEKLVDSSSIDSKQQLVRSNQTIIICMRLEEPGIPTWPDKCTYGRTELPAASIVNNTNEDTSTGLIHVPFPESGKWFVTMGLFCHGAETATKSTIIDSVKEFILKHVKLLDTLKAPCACRNQSEFYKFCINDKDCLAGMNETETLKVKECFMDSKCTKNYEDIAKQFDLHHKLATEQTVASDSSCNASVVFTISSSPCVAGRCGRYGRCYHYMSGGFVFSTCLCIKGYRGWDCTEDSQVPSSFSILIALLLLTLSNLLFIPSIYFGIRRKYYTESVIYFFAMFFSIFYHACDSGEDEYGFCLVKIGVLQFCDFYCGLLAIWVTLIAMAHIRQTFVSLLHIGGAILLAFGTELNKQSLWVFLAPALTGLCIISVSWGWKCRRTGKWFPARKYLAIFLPIGMVLVMVGLVCYAFLQTRQNYHIVHSIWHMVMAMSILCLLPSNKSFLPKC encoded by the exons ATGACACCAAGATTATTGAAGAATAATGACTCACATCTGAACTACAATATAATATTGGCCATAGGGATTTTCTTCATACACACCGAAGCACAGCAGATACCTTTAGTTCGCTTGCCATCAAATACACTTTTAAAGTACACAGCGTACAAAGATGTATCAATATTGCATTTTAGAATACCATCCGATACGCGAACAGCATATTTTAGCTTTAAGgcttatgaagagaaaaaaagtgCCTTCC AGAGAGAATGCACAcccaaaaatgtttcattgcaTTTGAAAGCTGGCAGCTATCCGGTTATAAGTCCGGAAAATATCACATTTCCAAAGCACTTTTTGAATGCAGCTCAAAG ATTTGACATCCAAAGTTTACAATTTCTATCAGACGGCACCACAAAACGTTTGAGCATCGATGGTCCTCATCCGGGTAATTGGTTTGCTGTTGCTTTTCTGAGTTGGACCGATCCAAATAATGATCGCATCGAGCAGCAAG GATTGGCGGCATCCTGTGAAACCCTATTGCTCTCCGAAATGGCTGTCACAAGAACAATGCCCATTATGTTGAATGAGGGCACTTTGTACAATAATACACTTGTAAGCAACGTCTCCGAAccaattaattataaattcttTGTTCCGAGAAGTGTGGACTACATTACATTGAGGATAGTTGTTCAAAGCATCTGCATGGATTGTACCGAAATTAGTGTGTACATTCAAGCGAATGGACTGCCGAACATTGACAACTATATGCAAAGGGCCATTGTGCATGCAAATCAGACGAACGAGTTGTCGATGGACTTTTATCCGCAGCAAAATAGTTGGCACTACATCGATGTGAATTTTATGTATGATGATGACCATCTCAAAAACGTTACCGCCGACAATGAAACCGTTCATGCGGTCGATTTCGGTTTAATGATCACCCACGAAATGGATGAGGACAATATGGTGATACCAGTGACCAAAATTCCTGTGCGACGAAATTTCGAATATTACGAACTGTTACGGCAAACGTATCGAGAGTTCTTCATGTTCGACTATGACCTGTTGCCGGATGTGAACGGAACGGTTCCGGCATTTCTAAATCTGACTGGCGGCACACCGGCtgcatttcaatttgttgttgGTGATGTGTATGATATTGGTGGTACGCTAAGCTTTGCCGTTGCGATGAAAGACACGATCAAAGAGagtattttcgaaaaaccaaTAACTAGCGGTGCTATTGCTGAAAAGCTCGTAGATAGTAGTAGCATAGACTCGAAACAACAATTAGTTAGAAGTAATCAAACAATAATTATCTGTATGCGATTAGAGGAGCCGGGAATACCGACCTGGCCGGATAAGTGCACGTATGGTAGAACCGAACTGCCGGCAGCTAGCATTGTTAACAACACAAACGAAGACACTAGCACGGGATTGATTCATGTACCGTTTCCGGAATCGGGTAAATGGTTTGTCACAATGGGACTATTCTGTCACGGAGCTGAGACAGCTACAAAGAGTACAATCATCGATAGCGTTAAAGAGTTTATTCTTAAGCATGTTAAACTGTTGGACACCCTTAAAGCTCCGTGTGCCTGCAGGAATCAAAgcgaattttataaattttgtatcAACGACAAGGATTGTCTGGCGGGAATGAACGAAACGGAAACGTTAAAAGTCAAAGAATGTTTTATGGACTCGAAATGTACGAAAAACTATGAAGACATCGCAAAACAATTCGATTTGCATCACAAACTCGCAACCGAGCAAACTGTGGCTAGTGATTCGTCGTGCAATGCGAGCGTTGTGTTTACGATATCGTCCAGCCCGTGTGTGGCCGGTCGATGTGGACGGTATGGACGTTGCTATCATTATATGTCCGGTGGATTTGTATTTTCGACATGCTTATGCATAAAGGGCTATCGCGGCTGGGACTGCACGGAGGACAGTCAAGTACCATcaagtttttccattttaattgcATTACTCCTACTAACCTTAAGCAATTTGCTATTCATCCCCTCCATTTATTTCGGCATACGGCGAAAGTATTACACCGAGTCGGTCATCTACTTTTTCGCCATGTTCTTTTCCATATTCTATCATGCGTGTGATTCGGGCGAAGATGAGTACGGCTTCTGTTTGGTGAAAATCGGAGTCTTACAATTTTGTGACTTCTACTGTGGTCTGTTAGCTATTTGGGTCACCCTAATTGCGATGGCACATATTCGCCAAACATTCGTGTCGCTGTTGCATATTGGTGGTGCCATTCTTCTAGCATTCGGTACAGAATTGAACAAACAGTCATTGTGGGTGTTCCTGGCACCGGCGCTAACTGGACTGTGCATCATATCGGTTAGCTGGGGATGGAAATGTCGTCGAACTGGTAAATGGTTTCCAGCTCGGAAATATTTGGCCATTTTTCTGCCCATCGGTATGGTGCTCGTTATGGTCGGCTTGGTATGCTATGCGTTTCTCCAAACACGGCAAAATTATCATATTGTACATTCCATTTGGCATATGGTTATGGCAATGAGTATACTATGCCTTTTGCCTAGCAACAAGTCATTTCTGCCGAAATGCTAG
- the LOC119070138 gene encoding uncharacterized protein LOC119070138 isoform X2 — MTSLDIEIKCTTFWLMFELIATLAFITFVIGYVILGRHLHRKCIKGSTVLITNGNSQLSQEIARQMINNHQCKVILVFEPDAHIPKTDDKCVSFERIYQCNFLDHNQVRELRDNILRNDGTIDILIENGKMPTTSNATISIFSFPPERFIEETSNRIIITLNTFRTSWPFRFHPVGAKWCSTVSGNIGGNERVM; from the exons ATGACTTCACTCGacatcgaaataaaatgtacAACATTTTGGTTAATGTTCGAATTAATCGCAACATTGGCATTCATCACATTTGTTATTGGCTATGTGATTCTGGGACGACACCTTCACAGAAAATGCATTAAAGGGAGCACCGTTTTG aTTACGAATGGGAATTCCCAATTATCACAAGAAATCGCCCGTCAAATGATCAACAATCATCAATGCAAAGTGATTTTAGTATTTGAACCGGACGCTCATATACCTAAAACGGATGATAAATGCGTTTCGTTCGAACGAATCTACCAATGCAATTTTCTGGACCACAACCAAGTAAGAGAATTGAGAGACAACATTTTACGAAACGATGGTACGatcgatattttgattgaaaatggaaaaatgccAACAACATCGAATGCCAccatttcgatattttcatttcCGCCGGAACGATTCATTGAGGAGACCAGCAACCGAATCATCATTACACTAAAT ACATTCCGCACGTCGTGGCCATTTCGTTTCCATCCAGTCGGAGCCAAGTGGTGCTCGACCGTTTCTGGAAACATCGGCGGAAATGAAAGAGTTATGTAG